GCGGCGGCAGCAGGCGCTCCACCGATGCCAGCAGGGTGTGCCAGTCGCGCAGCAGGTAAAACGCCAGCAGCGGCGTCAGCAGTACATTGGTCAGGAAAGTCAGTAGCGCAATGCCCTGGCTGGTCAGCGCTGGCAACAGGTTGGCCAGCGCCGAGCGCACCGATCCCAGATGAGCGGCCAGTCCGGTCTTGATCGAATTGACGTCGAAATGCACGGTAATGCCGAAAAACTCGTGGATGCGCGGCGAAACGGTGCGCTCCAGCCAGTCGACCAGCCCCGGCAGCCGGTCCACCAGCCCTTGGATCTGGCTGACGAACATCGGGATGACCAGCAGCATGACCAGCACCACCAGCGCAATGGCCAGCAGCAGCATGAGATTGGTGGCCAGCGTGCGGTTGACCCCCATCCGGCCCAGCCGGTCGACCACCGGCACGGCCATGTAGGCCAGGGCAAAAGCGGCGGCAAACGGCATCAGCACATCGGCCAGATGCCAGACCAGCCACAGGCAAAAGACCACGGCCAGCGCAAGCAGCAGGCGGCTCCAGAGGAAAACGGCAGGACGGCGGCGGTAGCGAGGCATATTTCGGGTAAAATGCGGCGACTGTAGCAGGTTTTCCCGGCACGCGACGTGCGCCGGCGTGAACGTATACCAAATTCAGGATTTCCCGGCATCCCCAAGGCATGCCGGATGCGCTTCCCCCATTTGAGCAAGAAAGCGAGCCCTCCGTGACGCAATCCCTGAGCTACCGTGATGCGGGTGTCGACATCGACGCCGGCGATCAGCTCGTCGAGAACATCAAACCGTTTGCCAAGCGCACCATGCGCCCGGAAGTGCTGGGCGGCCTGGGTGGTTTCGGCGCACTGGTCGAGATCAGCAAGAAGTACCGCGAGCCGGTGCTGGTATCCGGCACCGACGGCGTCGGCACCAAGCTCAAGCTGGCCTTCGACTGGAACCGCCACGACACCGTCGGTATCGACCTCGTGGCCATGAGTGTCAACGACATTCTGGTGCAAGGCGCCGAGCCGCTGTTCTTCCTCGACTACTTTGCCTGCGGCAAACTCGACGTGGCACAGGCCACTGACGTGATCAAGGGTATTGCCGAAGGCTGCGAACAGGCCGGTTGCGCCCTGATCGGCGGCGAAACCGCCGAAATGCCCGGCATGTATCCGGTGGGAGAATACGACCTCGCCGGCTTTGCCGTCGGCGTGGTCGAAAAGAGCCAGGTCATCACCGGCCGCGACATCCGGCCGGGTGACGTGGTGCTGGGACTGGGCTCCAACGGCGTGCACTCCAACGGTTTCAGCCTCGTGCGCAAGATCATCGAGCGCGCCGGCCCGGACCTCGACGCCCCGTTCGACGGCGACCGGACCCTGCGTGACGCCATCATCGCCCCGACCCGCATCTACGTGAAACCGCTGCTCAAGCTGATGGCCGGCGTACTGGTCAAGGGCATGGCGCACATCACCGGCGGCGGCATCACCGAAAACACTCCGCGCGTGCTGCCGGACAACTGCGTGGCGCAGATCGATGCCGCCAGCTGGACGCTGCCCAAGCTGTTCCAGTGGCTGCAACAAGAGGGCAACGTCGACGCCCAGGAAATGTACCGCACCTTCAACTGCGGCATCGGCATGGTCGTCATCGTCGCGCCGGAGCAGGCCGACGCAGCCACTGCCCTGCTGACGGCAGAGGGCGAAACCGTCCATCGCCTCGGCCTGGTGCGTGCCCGCCAGGGTGACGAACACCAGACGCAGATCGCCTGATCCGCCATCGCGCCTGCCAGCGCCGCGCGCCCGGGCCGCGGCGCTTTGTCGTTTTTGCCGGACGGTGCCAGGCTTGAGAAAGCGCCCGCCGGCCTGTCCACAGGAGAACCTGCCGCTTGCGCCGGCAGCAGAGGACCGCCATGAAAAAAATCGTCATCCTGATTTCCGGCCGCGGCTCGAACATGCAGGCCATCGTCGAGGCTGCCATTCCCGGCGCCACCATTGCTGCCGTCATCTCCAACCGGCCGGATGCCGGCGGACTGGCGTGGGCGGCCGCCCGCGGCATCGAAGCCATCGGCCTCAACCACCACGACTACCACGACCGTGCGGCGTTCGATGACGCTCTGGCAGCCACCATCCAGCGCTTCAGCCCCGACCTTGTCGTGCTCGCCGGCTTCATGCGCATCCTGACCACCGGTTTCGTCAACCGCTTTGCCGGCCGCCTGCTGAACATCCACCCCTCGCTGCTGCCGGCCTTTCCCGGCCTGCACACCCACCAGCGCGCCATTGACGCCGGCTGTGCCGTCGCCGGCTGTACCGTGCATTTCGTCACGGCCGAGCTGGACCACGGTCCGATCGTCGCCCAGGCCGTCGTACCCGTCCTGCCCGACGACACGGCCGACACCCTGGCCGAGCGCATCCTGGTGCAAGAACACCAGGTGTATCCGCAGGCCGTGCGCTGGTTCGTGGAAGACCGCCTGACCATCGACGGACTGGCCGTACGCGTACGCGACGCCGCCCCGTCAGCCCGTGCCCGCCTGGGGCGGGCAGACTGAGCCTGCCGCATGTCACGGCGCCTGCGCTGGGGACTGGCACTGGGGTTGTCGCTGCTGGTGCACGTCCTTTTGCTGGCGCTCGGCAATGGCTGGCAGTGGTCGCCGGGCCTCGACGAGTCGCCGCTCAAACCGCTGACCGTCGAACTGCACGCGCAGGCACTGAAACTGCCGGCCAGCCCGCCGCCACCCAAAGCTGCACCACGCCCGCGCCCACCGGCCATCGTCACCCGGGCAGCGGACACGCCGCCCGTAGCCGAAGAGCCGGCACCCGCCGGCACCGCGGCCACACCGCCAGCAGAAGAGGCTCCGGAGCAGGACACGCCGGCACCGGAAACGGCCGTACCGCCGCCCGGCGAACGCCCGTTTGCCCCCGACCCGGAACAGGAAGCCCGGCAACAGGCCGAAGCCTTCAGCCGGCAGTTCCCGCCTGCGGCCCGGCTGACTTACGAGGTGTATTACGGTGCCTTGCTGGCCGGCCTCGCCGAATTCGACTGGCAGCAGGACAACGGCCGTTACCGGCTCGAGGTGCGCCTGCGGCCGGTGTTCGGCAAACGGCTGGGCTATCTGTCGGAGGGACGGATCACCGCCGGCGGACTGACGCCGGATCGCTTCGAGGCGCGCAAAGGCGGAGAATTGCGCGAACAGGCCGAATTCGACTACCAGGCCGGCATCCTGCGTTACGGGCGCGACCTGCCCTTGCAGGAAACCGCCCTGCAAGCCGGTGCCCAGGACATCGTCAGCGTGGCGTTCCAGATTGCCCTGCGCGGCACGGCGGCGTTTGCCGAACCGGTCCAGGTCACCACCGGCAAGAAGGTCTACCGCTACCCGCTGGAAGCCGTGGGCGAAAGTCCGGTCAGTGTGGGCGACCGCGAGATCAACAGCGTTCTGGTCAAAAGCCAGGCACGCGGCGACACGCTTGAATTCTGGCTGGCGCCGGACTACCACAACCTGCCGTTGCGCATCCGCTTTCGCGACGACGACAAGACCATTGACCAGCGCCTGATCAAACTGGTGATCGGCGCTGACACCATACTAGAGAAACCACCGAAGGACCCTTACCAAAATGGCCATTAATCCCGCCCAGTTCGACGCCGTTGTCGACGCCCTGCGCCGCGTACTGCCGTGCGAACGCCCGGCTGACGCCGTGCTGTCGGCCTACTTCCGCGACATGCGCAAGCTTGGCGCGCAGGATCGCCACCTGATCGCCGAAACCATCTTCGCCGTCCTGCGCCGCCGCGCCTTCCTGACCGCCCTCACCGCCCCGTCGGCCACGCCGCGCCGGCTGGTGATCGCCAGCCTGATCAAGGTACGCGGCCTTAACGTACGCGAACTCGACGGCATCCTGACCGAAGCAGAAAAGAAATGGGTCGTCGAACTCAAGGCCGCCCATCCCGAACTGGACCTCGCCGGCCGTGCCGAGCTGCCCGAATGGGTGGTGGACGCGCTGCGGGCGGGCGGGCAGGACGACGACGCCATCGTCGCGCTCGGCCACTCGATGCAGAACAGCGCCCCGCTGGACCTGCGCGCCAACACGCTGAAAATGCGCCGCGAAGACGTGCTGGCCGCACTGCGCGCTGCCGGGCTGGAACTGGCCCCGACACCGTTTTCGCCGGTGGGCCTGCGCGTCAAGGGCAAACCGCCGATCAACCGCCACCCGCTGTTCCTCGAAGGCGCGGTCGAAGTGC
This genomic window from Laribacter hongkongensis DSM 14985 contains:
- the purM gene encoding phosphoribosylformylglycinamidine cyclo-ligase, with protein sequence MTQSLSYRDAGVDIDAGDQLVENIKPFAKRTMRPEVLGGLGGFGALVEISKKYREPVLVSGTDGVGTKLKLAFDWNRHDTVGIDLVAMSVNDILVQGAEPLFFLDYFACGKLDVAQATDVIKGIAEGCEQAGCALIGGETAEMPGMYPVGEYDLAGFAVGVVEKSQVITGRDIRPGDVVLGLGSNGVHSNGFSLVRKIIERAGPDLDAPFDGDRTLRDAIIAPTRIYVKPLLKLMAGVLVKGMAHITGGGITENTPRVLPDNCVAQIDAASWTLPKLFQWLQQEGNVDAQEMYRTFNCGIGMVVIVAPEQADAATALLTAEGETVHRLGLVRARQGDEHQTQIA
- the purN gene encoding phosphoribosylglycinamide formyltransferase, coding for MKKIVILISGRGSNMQAIVEAAIPGATIAAVISNRPDAGGLAWAAARGIEAIGLNHHDYHDRAAFDDALAATIQRFSPDLVVLAGFMRILTTGFVNRFAGRLLNIHPSLLPAFPGLHTHQRAIDAGCAVAGCTVHFVTAELDHGPIVAQAVVPVLPDDTADTLAERILVQEHQVYPQAVRWFVEDRLTIDGLAVRVRDAAPSARARLGRAD
- a CDS encoding DUF3108 domain-containing protein — translated: MSRRLRWGLALGLSLLVHVLLLALGNGWQWSPGLDESPLKPLTVELHAQALKLPASPPPPKAAPRPRPPAIVTRAADTPPVAEEPAPAGTAATPPAEEAPEQDTPAPETAVPPPGERPFAPDPEQEARQQAEAFSRQFPPAARLTYEVYYGALLAGLAEFDWQQDNGRYRLEVRLRPVFGKRLGYLSEGRITAGGLTPDRFEARKGGELREQAEFDYQAGILRYGRDLPLQETALQAGAQDIVSVAFQIALRGTAAFAEPVQVTTGKKVYRYPLEAVGESPVSVGDREINSVLVKSQARGDTLEFWLAPDYHNLPLRIRFRDDDKTIDQRLIKLVIGADTILEKPPKDPYQNGH
- a CDS encoding AI-2E family transporter, which codes for MPRYRRRPAVFLWSRLLLALAVVFCLWLVWHLADVLMPFAAAFALAYMAVPVVDRLGRMGVNRTLATNLMLLLAIALVVLVMLLVIPMFVSQIQGLVDRLPGLVDWLERTVSPRIHEFFGITVHFDVNSIKTGLAAHLGSVRSALANLLPALTSQGIALLTFLTNVLLTPLLAFYLLRDWHTLLASVERLLPPRWRAGVTSLCGQIDHMVGEYLRGQLAVMLIMAAFYGGGWLAVGLDSGFAIGVVAGLLVAIPYVGAFIGVLLATMAAILQYGTLPEMLMVWSVYAVGQTLEGFVITPRLVGDRIGLHPALVIFALMAAGSLFGFVGVLLALPASAVLIVLWREALARYYASRWYRRRIARSSRPS